A single genomic interval of Corvus cornix cornix isolate S_Up_H32 chromosome 1, ASM73873v5, whole genome shotgun sequence harbors:
- the LOC120410364 gene encoding E3 ubiquitin-protein ligase SH3RF3-like, whose translation MDESSLLDLLECSVCLERLDTTAKVLPCQHTFCRRCLESIVSSRHELRCPECRILVGCGVDELPANILLVRLLDGIRQRPRAAGGASGSPSAAAPTYPQPAAAPSAVAAA comes from the coding sequence ATGGACGAGTCGTCGCTGCTGGATCTGCTGGAGTGCTCCGTGTGCCTGGAGCGTCTGGACACCACGGCCAAGGTGCTGCCGTGCCAGCACACCTTCTGCCGCCGCTGTCTGGAGAGCATCGTCAGCTCCCGCCACGAGCTGCGCTGCCCCGAGTGCCGCATCCTGGTGGGCTGCGGCGTGGACGAGCTGCCCGCCAACATCCTCCTCGTCCGCCTCCTGGACGGCATCCGGCagcggccccgcgccgccggggGCGCCAGCGGCAGCCCCAGCGCCGCGGCCCCCACGTACCCCcagcccgccgccgcccccaGCGCcgtcgccgccgcc